The Euphorbia lathyris chromosome 2, ddEupLath1.1, whole genome shotgun sequence genome includes a window with the following:
- the LOC136218686 gene encoding transcription factor MYB30-like encodes MGRAPCCEKMGLKKGPWTSQEDNILISHIQKHGHTNWRALPKQAGLLRCGKSCRLRWINYLKPDIKRGNFTLQEEDTIFNLHQILGNRWSAIAAKLPGRTDNEIKNVWHTHLKKKLKRKQESNNQHVDVVPQNSQSESQNSQNSAIPESPSYAPSSSSSSSGISTITETDNNHIIIKHEDINSWEMDDIFGSESEIMESSISSSSLGIDLELGRNILESGTEINDDVDFWYDLFVKSGGVEEFGNSFVKFEEL; translated from the exons ATGGGGAGAGCTCCTTGCTGTGAAAAGATGGGATTAAAGAAAGGGCCATGGACTTCTCAAGAAGACAACATTTTGATTTCTCATATTCAAAAACATGGCCATACCAATTGGCGTGCTCTTCCTAAACAAGCTG gtttattgaGATGTGGAAAGAGCTGCAGACTCAGATGGATAAACTACTTAAAACCAGACATTAAGAGAGGAAACTTCACTCTCCAAGAAGAGGATACCATCTTCAATTTACATCAAATCCTTGGAAATAG ATGGTCAGCAATAGCAGCGAAATTACCAGGAAGGACAGACAACGAGATAAAGAATGTGTGGCACACCCACTTGAAGAAAAAGCTAAAAAGAAAGCAAGAATCCAATAATCAACATGTGGATGTGGTACCACAAAATTCCCAATCAGAAAGTCAGAATTCCCAAAATTCAGCAATTCCTGAAAGTCCAAGTTATGCACCATCTTCTAGTAGCAGTAGTAGTGGCATCTCTACAATAACAGAAACAGACAATAACCACATAATAATCAAACATGAAGATATTAATTCCTGGGAGATGGATGACATTTTTGGGTCGGAATCTGAAATAATGGAGAGTAGTATTAGCAGTAGCAGTTTAGGAATAGATCTAGAATTGGGAAGGAATATTTTGGAATCGGGTACAGAAATTAATGATGATGTTGATTTTTGGTATGATCTTTTTGTCAAATCTGGAGGTGTAGAAGAATTTGGGAATTCATTTGTTAAATTTGAGGAATTATAA
- the LOC136218687 gene encoding malate dehydrogenase translates to MAKEPVRVLVTGAAGQIGYALVPMIARGVMLGADQPVILHMLDIPPAAEALNGVKMELVDAAFPLLKGVVATTDVVEACTGVNIAVMVGGFPRKEGMERKDVMSKNVSIYKSQAAALEKNAAANCKVLVVANPANTNALILKEYAPSIPEKNISCLTRLDHNRALGQISERLNVPVSDVKNVIIWGNHSSTQYPDVTHATVKTPSGEKPAPELVNNEEWLRGEFISTVQQRGAAIIKARKLSSALSAASSACDHIRDWVLGTPEGTWVSMGVYSDGSYNVPAGLIYSFPVTCQNGEWKIVQGLSIDEFSRKKLDLTADELSEEKALAYSCLQ, encoded by the exons ATGGCGAAGGAACCAGTTCGCGTTCTTGTTACTGGTGCTGCCG GACAAATTGGATATGCCCTAGTACCGATGATTGCTAGGGGGGTGATGCTTGGTGCAGACCAACCTGTGATCCTCCACATGCTTGATATCCCACCTGCTGCGGAGGCATTGAATGGGGTGAAGATGGAGTTGGTGGATGCTGCTTTCCCCCTACTTAAAG GTGTTGTTGCTACAACTGATGTCGTTGAGGCATGCACTGGAGTCAACATTGCAGTCATGGTTGGTGGCTTCCCTAGGAAAGAAGGAATGGAGAGAAAAGATGTGATGTCAAAAAATGTGTCGATTTACAAGTCCCAGGCAGCTGCCCTTGAGAAAAATGCAGCTGCAAACTGCAAG GTTCTTGTTGTTGCCAATCCTGCAAACACTAATGCACTGATTCTAAAGGAATATGCACCATCTATCCCTGAGAAGAATATTTCTTGCTTGACAAGACTTGATCATAACAGGGCACTTGGTCAAATCTCCGAGAGACTGAATGTTCCAGTCTCTGATGTTAAGAATGTAATAATTTGGGGTAACCATTCCTCAACACAGTACCCTGATGTAACACATGCTACAGTCAAGACTCCGTCTGGGGAAAAGCCTGCCCCAGAGCTTGTTAACAATGAGGAATG GTTGAGAGGAGAGTTCATCTCTACAGTCCAACAACGTGGCGCTGCAATCATCAAAGCTCGAAAGCTTTCAAGTGCATTATCTGCTGCTAGTTCTGCTTGTGATCATATTCGCGATTGGGTTCTTGGAACTCCTGAG GGCACTTGGGTATCCATGGGGGTTTACTCCGATGGGTCATACAATGTACCAGCTGGACTGATTTATTCTTTCCCAGTCACATGCCAAAATGGAGAGTGGAAAATAGTTCAGG GACTTAGCATTGATGAATTCTCAAGGAAGAAGCTGGACTTGACAGCAGATGAACTTTCTGAGGAAAAGGCTCTTGCTTACTCGTGCCTCCAGTAA